A part of Streptomyces sp. NBC_01451 genomic DNA contains:
- a CDS encoding ABC transporter substrate-binding protein, translating to MRRRLRAAEPAALGLLLLLSAACGSRLPESDFEHRGTPTAPTAAATPLRVGIITSATSPVGAAAFTGPRDGARAWFERLNARGGIDGRPVEVRLCDDGGSGVGNNECVHQLIDGSEGSDGNAVVALVATTALDYAGASRVSRAGVPDIGGQPIGAAYDTYPHLYGIYGSLAPRDGTPGWGGRLYGGTEVYRYFAREHGARTAAVVSYNQTASAAYARLVVRGLEAEGYDVVTEQVDFALPNFRAAAADLKEQGADLVFDALDTHGNARLCEALDDVGAEITAKVTNVQNWTSTVPEDYKNSPRCRNALWVTGSSRNFEDTDQAAVREFREATARLGTHSQWQLEGWAAAMWFTEAARACAETGTGVTRACLDDFMNRGEGGEAGDKGYTADGLLIPVRFERAAEPPKTRRTCLSVARWQDGRGWVSQGDMNADCFDVPQLAYRP from the coding sequence ATGCGACGGCGGCTCCGGGCTGCTGAGCCGGCCGCCCTGGGGCTGCTGCTCCTGCTGAGCGCGGCCTGCGGCAGCCGCCTCCCGGAGAGCGACTTCGAGCACCGCGGTACCCCGACAGCGCCGACGGCCGCCGCGACGCCCCTGCGCGTCGGCATCATCACGAGCGCCACCAGCCCGGTCGGCGCCGCCGCCTTCACCGGCCCGCGCGACGGCGCCAGGGCCTGGTTCGAACGGCTCAACGCGCGCGGGGGCATCGACGGCCGCCCGGTCGAGGTCCGGCTGTGCGACGACGGCGGCAGCGGCGTCGGCAACAACGAGTGCGTGCACCAACTGATCGACGGCAGCGAGGGGAGTGACGGCAACGCGGTCGTCGCCCTGGTCGCCACCACCGCCCTCGACTACGCGGGCGCCTCCCGCGTCTCCCGGGCGGGCGTGCCCGACATCGGCGGCCAGCCCATCGGCGCGGCCTACGACACCTACCCCCACCTGTACGGGATCTACGGCAGCCTCGCGCCCCGCGACGGCACCCCGGGCTGGGGCGGACGGCTGTACGGCGGCACGGAGGTCTACCGCTACTTCGCGCGCGAGCACGGCGCCCGCACGGCCGCCGTCGTCTCGTACAACCAGACCGCCTCGGCCGCGTACGCCCGGCTGGTCGTCCGGGGCCTTGAGGCCGAGGGCTACGACGTGGTCACCGAGCAGGTCGACTTCGCGCTGCCCAACTTCCGCGCGGCGGCGGCCGACCTGAAGGAACAGGGCGCCGACCTCGTCTTCGACGCCCTCGACACGCACGGCAACGCGCGACTGTGCGAGGCGCTGGACGACGTGGGTGCCGAGATCACCGCCAAGGTGACGAACGTACAGAACTGGACCTCCACCGTCCCGGAGGACTACAAGAACTCCCCGCGCTGCCGCAACGCCCTGTGGGTCACCGGGTCGAGCCGCAACTTCGAGGACACGGACCAGGCGGCCGTACGGGAGTTCCGGGAGGCCACCGCCAGGCTCGGTACGCACTCGCAGTGGCAGTTGGAGGGGTGGGCGGCGGCGATGTGGTTCACGGAGGCCGCCCGGGCCTGTGCGGAAACGGGAACGGGCGTCACGCGCGCGTGTCTCGACGACTTCATGAACCGCGGCGAGGGCGGCGAAGCGGGGGACAAGGGGTACACGGCTGACGGGCTGTTGATTCCGGTGCGTTTCGAGCGGGCTGCCGAGCCGCCGAAGACGCGCCGGACGTGTCTGTCGGTCGCCCGCTGGCAGGACGGCAGGGGCTGGGTCTCGCAGGGGGACATGAACGCCGACTGCTTCGACGTCCCGCAGCTGGCGTACCGGCCATGA
- a CDS encoding helix-turn-helix transcriptional regulator yields MLETSARLLRLLSLLQAHREWSGPDLADRLGVTPRTVRRDVDRLRDLGYPVDASPGTGGGYRLGAGAELPPLLLDDDEAVAVAVGLRTAAGQGIEGIGETSVRALAKLEQVLPDRLRRRVGALNAFTVPMLRGPQPSAVDPAVLTELAHLCRDTELLRFEYRGHEGSVSRRTVEPHRLVCTERRWYLVAWDVDRADWRTFRADRITPKPPHGPRFAPRTPPADDLAAYVSRGVSTRAYASHAVVRLLVPCAEAAARISPSAGTLEPDGEEACLLRTGASNLDVMVIHVMLMGFEFEVLEPVELVDVIRTSRDRLSRAVERSPRTPSSSEAVS; encoded by the coding sequence ATGTTGGAGACATCGGCACGGCTGCTGCGACTGCTCTCGCTGCTCCAGGCCCACCGCGAATGGTCCGGCCCCGACCTTGCCGACCGCCTCGGGGTGACCCCGCGTACCGTCCGCCGGGACGTGGACCGGCTGCGCGACCTGGGCTATCCCGTGGACGCCAGTCCGGGCACCGGCGGCGGCTACCGGCTCGGCGCCGGTGCCGAGTTGCCGCCGCTGCTGCTGGACGACGACGAGGCGGTCGCCGTGGCCGTCGGGCTGCGGACCGCCGCCGGGCAGGGCATCGAGGGCATCGGCGAGACCTCCGTACGGGCACTGGCCAAGCTCGAACAGGTACTGCCCGACCGGCTCCGCCGACGGGTCGGGGCCCTGAACGCCTTCACCGTGCCGATGCTCCGCGGGCCGCAGCCCTCCGCCGTCGACCCGGCCGTCCTCACCGAACTCGCCCACCTCTGCCGGGACACGGAACTGCTGCGCTTCGAGTACCGGGGACACGAGGGATCCGTGTCCCGCCGTACGGTCGAACCCCACCGCCTGGTGTGCACCGAGCGGCGCTGGTATCTGGTCGCCTGGGACGTCGACCGCGCCGACTGGCGTACGTTCCGGGCGGACCGCATCACGCCGAAGCCGCCGCACGGACCGCGCTTCGCCCCTCGTACGCCCCCCGCGGACGATCTCGCCGCCTATGTCTCCCGAGGCGTCTCCACGCGCGCGTACGCCTCCCACGCCGTCGTCCGGCTGCTGGTGCCCTGCGCGGAGGCCGCGGCGCGGATCTCGCCCTCCGCCGGGACGCTGGAACCGGACGGTGAAGAGGCCTGTCTGCTGCGCACCGGGGCCTCGAACCTGGACGTGATGGTCATCCACGTCATGCTGATGGGCTTCGAGTTCGAGGTGCTGGAGCCCGTGGAACTCGTCGACGTCATCAGGACCTCCCGGGACCGGCTGTCCCGCGCGGTGGAACGGTCGCCGCGCACTCCGAGCAGCTCGGAGGCGGTGTCGTGA
- a CDS encoding I78 family peptidase inhibitor yields MSPIPRPEEPQDTPDTYVGLDGAEAERLARGRGWSAVRSLPPGAIITMEYRSGRLNFEVTAGRVTRCWKG; encoded by the coding sequence ATGTCACCGATTCCCAGGCCCGAAGAACCCCAGGACACTCCGGACACCTATGTCGGCCTCGACGGAGCGGAGGCCGAGCGGCTCGCCCGGGGGAGAGGCTGGTCCGCGGTGCGGTCGCTGCCGCCCGGGGCGATCATCACCATGGAGTACCGGTCGGGACGGCTCAACTTCGAGGTCACCGCGGGCAGGGTGACACGCTGCTGGAAGGGCTGA
- a CDS encoding phosphatase PAP2 family protein translates to MLTERNLARLDRVFARLDREPGRPTHIDVPKMSRHRIALLVATLAFYLAIVWAVVITSWLVRLDWQVMFFRPYQQWPEIHAFLDYYVVLGQRGPTAVMISAWLGWRAWRQHTLRPLLTFGAALLMLNVTVGAAKIGMGRLGPHYATTIGSNEMGMGGDIFPSGHTANAVVTWGILAYLASTPWTRRWLSAGSALMSLGVGLTTVYLGTHWLSDVVLGWVAGLLVLLALPWCEPLITRTETWILDLRDRRRVRGPGAAPVPARVGSSALLKPHATAAEEATARENTAPAARSSRTPAHPAHPAHPAHPATATHAIRSERSPVTPVGSRRPPHADRAPRTTGNPSARPLPGNG, encoded by the coding sequence GTGCTTACCGAACGAAACCTCGCCCGTCTGGACCGGGTGTTCGCGAGGCTGGACCGGGAACCCGGACGGCCGACCCACATCGATGTGCCGAAGATGAGCCGGCACAGGATCGCGCTCCTTGTCGCGACCCTGGCCTTCTATCTCGCCATCGTGTGGGCCGTCGTGATCACCTCGTGGCTGGTCCGGCTCGACTGGCAGGTCATGTTCTTCCGGCCCTACCAGCAGTGGCCGGAGATCCACGCGTTCCTCGACTACTACGTGGTGCTCGGTCAGCGCGGCCCCACCGCCGTGATGATCTCGGCCTGGCTGGGCTGGCGCGCCTGGCGTCAGCACACTCTGCGCCCACTGCTCACGTTCGGCGCCGCACTGCTGATGCTCAACGTCACGGTCGGTGCCGCCAAGATCGGCATGGGCCGCCTCGGACCGCACTACGCGACCACCATCGGCTCGAACGAGATGGGCATGGGCGGGGATATATTTCCCAGCGGTCACACCGCCAACGCCGTGGTGACCTGGGGCATCCTGGCCTATCTGGCCTCGACCCCGTGGACCAGGCGCTGGCTGTCCGCCGGTTCGGCACTGATGTCGCTCGGCGTCGGCCTCACCACGGTCTATCTGGGGACGCACTGGCTGAGCGATGTCGTCCTCGGCTGGGTCGCGGGCCTGCTGGTCCTGCTGGCGCTGCCGTGGTGCGAGCCGCTGATCACCCGCACCGAGACCTGGATCCTGGACCTGCGCGACCGCAGGCGCGTCCGCGGTCCCGGCGCGGCACCCGTCCCGGCCCGGGTCGGCTCGTCGGCGCTGCTCAAGCCGCACGCGACCGCCGCGGAAGAGGCCACGGCCCGGGAGAACACCGCCCCGGCGGCCCGTTCGTCCCGAACGCCCGCGCACCCCGCGCATCCGGCACATCCGGCACATCCGGCGACGGCCACGCACGCGATCCGCTCGGAGCGCAGCCCGGTCACCCCGGTCGGCAGCCGCCGCCCGCCGCACGCGGACCGCGCCCCGCGCACCACCGGCAACCCTTCGGCCCGCCCCCTGCCCGGCAACGGCTGA
- a CDS encoding mannosyltransferase family protein, translated as MTDPGSRPPPKPPTLRRAAPALLGYAAVRVLGLVVLALWSAARDKNAYTLLTARWDALWYTRVAELGYGYEVRLPNGDVHSNLAFFPLLPWLERLLASVTPMSYADAGFAVSALASLAAAWGVFAVADHVYGRRAGVCAALLWAVLPVGIVQSMAYSESLFTALAAWSLYAVLTGRWLTAGTLALLAGLTRPVGLAVVAAVWVTAIASFSTSSSTSFVGERSAPESYGAPVRRRALGMLIAPLGAAGYVLWVGHRTGRGPLGYLDVQAGWRNGFDGGAAFARFVADKFTSFPSALAGVGLILGVGLLIWLFVTCVRQRQPLPLLVYAGAVTVLALCASSYFGSKPRLLLPAFPLLLPLALALSRLRTPRSVLVTGVVAVASAVYGAFWLNGSGPP; from the coding sequence GTGACAGATCCTGGCAGCCGCCCGCCACCCAAACCGCCCACGCTGCGCCGTGCCGCGCCCGCCCTCCTCGGGTACGCGGCCGTCCGCGTGCTGGGCCTGGTCGTGCTGGCCCTGTGGAGCGCGGCGCGGGACAAGAACGCGTACACGCTGCTCACCGCCCGCTGGGATGCGCTCTGGTACACGCGGGTCGCCGAACTCGGTTACGGCTACGAGGTGCGCCTCCCCAACGGTGACGTCCACTCGAACCTCGCCTTCTTCCCGCTGCTGCCCTGGCTGGAGCGGCTCCTGGCGTCCGTCACCCCGATGTCGTACGCCGACGCGGGCTTCGCGGTCAGCGCCCTCGCGTCACTCGCCGCCGCCTGGGGCGTGTTCGCGGTCGCGGATCATGTGTACGGCCGTCGTGCCGGCGTGTGTGCCGCACTGCTGTGGGCGGTGCTGCCCGTCGGCATCGTCCAGTCGATGGCGTACAGCGAGTCACTGTTCACGGCCCTGGCCGCCTGGTCCCTGTACGCGGTCCTCACCGGCCGCTGGCTGACGGCGGGCACCCTGGCCCTGCTGGCGGGTCTGACCCGCCCGGTGGGCCTCGCGGTGGTGGCGGCGGTGTGGGTGACGGCCATCGCCTCGTTCAGTACGTCGTCCAGTACCTCGTTCGTAGGGGAGCGGAGCGCGCCCGAGTCGTACGGCGCACCCGTCCGGCGGCGCGCCCTCGGCATGCTGATCGCGCCGCTCGGCGCCGCCGGGTACGTCCTGTGGGTCGGCCACCGCACCGGCAGGGGACCCCTGGGCTATCTGGACGTCCAGGCCGGCTGGCGCAACGGTTTCGACGGCGGCGCTGCGTTCGCCCGCTTCGTCGCCGACAAGTTCACGTCGTTCCCGTCGGCACTCGCCGGGGTCGGGCTGATCCTCGGTGTGGGCCTGCTGATCTGGCTGTTCGTCACCTGCGTACGGCAGCGCCAGCCGCTGCCGCTGCTGGTGTACGCGGGTGCCGTCACCGTGCTCGCCCTGTGCGCGTCGAGCTACTTCGGCTCGAAACCACGCCTGTTGCTGCCCGCGTTCCCTCTTCTGCTGCCGCTCGCCCTGGCCCTGAGCCGGCTGCGTACGCCCAGGTCGGTGCTGGTGACGGGCGTGGTCGCGGTGGCCTCCGCGGTCTACGGGGCGTTCTGGCTGAACGGCTCCGGTCCGCCCTGA
- a CDS encoding MFS transporter has protein sequence MSGTTTAAAALRRRAAGASANRWVVLFVLCTSLLLVAVDATVLHVAVPAVSEDLRPGAIELLWIVDIYPLVCASLLILFGTLGDRVGRRRILLLGYGLFGVASGMAALADSAPVLILARALLGVGGAMIMPATLSILRQVFPERRERALAIGVWSAVAAVGAAVGPLLGGFLLEHFWWGSVFLVNIPLMLVSLPIGRLLLPESRGEGGEGPWDVVGALTAAGGLFGVVLGVKRLGGGEGAGNFLTVVPLLVGAVLLVLFVRRQRRRTHPLVDLGMFARPAFSTSVGCIVLAMLALVGLELIAAQYLQLVLGLSPLQTGLRLLPLTAAAMAAGLAGARLLRRFGPRTMVCAGFCLTAAAVVLLTAMGGEDNAGLMLSGFVLLGFGLETTLFGAYESMLSEAPAAQAGGAAAIGETSYQLGAGIGIALLGSVMNAAYAPGVGSVPGVPASASAAAGHSLGEAYEVAGRLGGPSGVALRAAARDAFVHGLHVTLLVSAGLLLLGAVMALRLPRVMCGGAAEPVAVPGPREVAGARVPV, from the coding sequence ATGTCCGGGACGACCACGGCTGCCGCAGCGCTGCGCCGTCGGGCGGCCGGGGCGAGTGCCAACCGCTGGGTCGTCCTGTTCGTCCTCTGTACGAGCCTGCTGCTCGTCGCGGTCGACGCGACCGTCCTGCACGTGGCGGTGCCCGCCGTCAGCGAGGACCTCCGGCCCGGCGCGATAGAGCTGCTCTGGATCGTCGACATCTATCCGCTGGTCTGCGCCTCACTGCTGATCCTGTTCGGCACGCTGGGCGACCGGGTCGGCCGCAGACGGATCCTGCTCCTCGGGTACGGACTGTTCGGCGTCGCCTCCGGCATGGCGGCCCTCGCCGACAGTGCCCCGGTACTGATCCTGGCGCGGGCGCTGCTGGGCGTCGGCGGCGCGATGATCATGCCTGCGACGCTCTCGATCCTCCGCCAGGTCTTTCCCGAACGGCGCGAACGGGCGCTGGCGATCGGTGTCTGGAGCGCGGTGGCCGCGGTGGGAGCGGCGGTCGGTCCGCTGCTCGGCGGCTTCCTGCTGGAGCACTTCTGGTGGGGGTCGGTCTTCCTCGTCAACATCCCCCTGATGCTGGTCAGCCTGCCCATCGGCAGGCTGCTGCTGCCCGAGTCGCGCGGCGAGGGGGGCGAGGGCCCGTGGGACGTGGTCGGCGCGCTGACGGCGGCGGGCGGCCTGTTCGGCGTCGTCCTGGGCGTGAAGCGGCTGGGCGGCGGCGAAGGGGCCGGGAACTTCCTGACGGTCGTGCCGCTGCTGGTGGGCGCGGTGCTGCTGGTTCTCTTCGTACGGAGGCAGCGGCGGCGTACGCATCCGCTGGTGGACCTGGGGATGTTCGCGCGGCCCGCGTTCAGTACGTCCGTCGGGTGCATCGTGCTGGCGATGCTCGCGCTGGTCGGACTTGAGCTGATCGCGGCGCAGTACTTGCAGCTGGTGCTGGGGCTTTCGCCGTTGCAGACGGGGCTGCGACTGCTGCCGCTGACGGCGGCGGCGATGGCGGCCGGGCTCGCCGGGGCCCGGCTGCTGCGGAGGTTCGGGCCGCGGACGATGGTGTGCGCCGGGTTCTGTCTCACCGCGGCGGCGGTCGTGCTGCTGACGGCGATGGGCGGCGAGGACAACGCGGGGCTGATGCTGTCCGGGTTCGTGTTGCTGGGCTTCGGCCTGGAGACGACGCTCTTCGGGGCGTACGAGTCGATGCTGAGCGAGGCTCCGGCGGCTCAGGCGGGCGGGGCCGCGGCGATCGGGGAGACGTCGTACCAGCTGGGCGCGGGCATCGGGATCGCTCTCCTCGGGAGTGTGATGAACGCGGCGTACGCGCCGGGGGTGGGGTCGGTGCCGGGGGTGCCGGCGTCGGCGTCGGCCGCGGCGGGGCATTCGCTGGGCGAGGCGTACGAGGTCGCCGGGCGGCTCGGGGGGCCCTCTGGAGTTGCCCTGCGGGCGGCGGCTCGGGACGCGTTCGTGCACGGGCTGCATGTGACGTTGCTGGTGAGCGCGGGGTTGTTGCTGCTGGGGGCGGTGATGGCGTTGCGGTTGCCGCGGGTGATGTGCGGCGGCGCCGCCGAGCCGGTGGCCGTGCCTGGCCCTCGGGAGGTCGCGGGGGCACGCGTCCCGGTGTGA